Below is a window of Impatiens glandulifera chromosome 2, dImpGla2.1, whole genome shotgun sequence DNA.
ATTTgagtaaaattttcatataattatttgttaggAAACATCCAATTCAGAGTTGAATCtgagtttaataaaaaataaaaaagctaaaaaattattttaattttttcttttaagtattaatttaaattagataatatttaaaatatatcttaattatatatattaataaatctaataatattttttagtttaattatatattttcagaTGAGGCATAAGATTCTCATCCCTTAGAATCGTGTTCTCTGGCCCATTTTATTTTTGCTTTATTCTTAAGCCATGTCCATGCCATCAtatccatttatttattttattattaggaTAGAAATAGATAAAtggttatatataaaataaataaataaaattgaccaCATTTGAAGttggtttttaattaaaagcgattataatcttaatttatcTCAAAATCCTGATTAAAggaaaatgaagtattctcTATTCAATCCCTTGTTTTAATTAGTAGTTGtaatttctttaatatatatgaaggaCATGTGTAAAGCAAGATTTTCACTTTTATGTCTTGTGGACAAAAACAGTTGATTGTAAATTATGTACCAAGAAaaacttaatattataaatattttactgTATTTCAATTACTTCttcttaataattatgattaaatcgTTTTTGGAAAATGGAGAcagtaattaaattattaaattaatcatgttttatactaaataaaacaTTGTTCCAATTTCCAAATAAGTTGATAATTTAATGTAGCACAAATAACTTTCTAAATCTGAGTTGATGCTGATATTAACAACACTAAAATCCTCTTTTTGATAGTGCACTGCATCCTCTATgctttttacttttattattattattattatttttatttttagaaagttCAGTTTTTAGTGAAAACCATTCATTAATCTATTAAGAAAAACTCATAATCACTTAAAGTATATAGTGTTTATAAGGAGCAGACaactattttgaaaatatttacgATTATATTATCTGGatcaaaatattcaataaaatatctcaaaagTTTGGACACGAGTATTAagtgaaaacatattttgaataGAGTTGGAAAGTATGGTTGTATCTAACAAAAACAACTCTAATTTTGGTGTGAGTACAAGTAAttgtaaagaaaaataataatttttaatcatcACCACCTTTGAACATTgatttaccttttttttaattaagttgttTTCAAGTGAACATTTTAGTTAGGATAATAAGACACTATtcatacataaatatatttgataatccATTAAAATTcccaaattcaaaattatacaGGAAATAAGCTCTAAAGTCCTATTGGCCATTGTTCTAGTTGTTGCTTGGTCTTTTGGAATCCACTTGTATTTGTGTACGGATTTTACTAGAAAAAAATTGTGGGTTTTAGGTTGTAAATTGTAATGGCTATTTTAAACCCCCTTTCTATTTTTAGTCTAGGTAGATAATGGgccatttcaaaaaaaatgatttttccaACTAACtttattacaaataattgaaaaataaatcaatattggaattggatttttaatatttgatatgcAAAAGTAATTGAATTTCATTTAGTCAGAAACAtataaaagtgataaaaaaataacatttaaaaaaatatattatttttcactttttagAATTAGATAATTCTCTTTTTTAACCTTGGGAGTTATAAATCTTGCCCATGCAACCTCATTTCACATCTATCCCACCTAGTAAAAGCATGATTAGCCTTAcatgaaaacaaatattaagTGAAAGATCAGACAGTTGATTTGTGCATAGCATACTATATCATTCTTCGTAGTAAACATACCAAAACCACAACCgcaaaaaattatacatttccATACCCTTCCAAAAGCAACAAAAAAAGACAGTTCATTGAAGACAAGATAGACGATAAGTCTTACTAACACACAAAGCAAAAACCCTTGCAAACAAACAAGCCCTAACTTGAATCAGCCTTCCTTATCTGGACTTTCCCCAAAGCCTGGCAATTAGAACTGTGAATCTAACTCAAGCACAGGCATACTATAATGGATGCACAACTTATtaataattgagaaaataaGTGAAAACATACCTATATTATATGATCAAGATCTTGACCGAGCAGGGCTATGGGTATCTCTTACAGGACTTGGTGATGGACTCAGTTTATGGTCCCTTCCAGGAGTAGGACTTTTTGTACCATTTCGTTTGGGACTGAGGGAGGATCTCTGGGTTGACCTGTGATTTCTTTCTTCGTGCCGAGATCTGGACCTACTAGGCCTGGACCCAGATCGCTGTGGCGAACCAATGGGTGATCGTGATTGTGAAATGCTCCTAGATCGACGAGGAGAGTAGTCATCATTTGATCTGCGATTCCTGGGAAAAGATGGATAAAAGATCAGGCCacaaaaaaggaaaaacaagCAAACAAATATATAACAGAATAATACGTGATATGATAAAGCAACAATTTAAACCATAACATGAATAAATTGAAGTACTTCAGCCACTCAATGATATCCCTTACAGAtagaagaacaaaaaaaatcacaccAGAACCCTTTACCTGGCTGCAACTTATACACAGTTTCAGCACACATTAAAATGACTCTTTCACCCAATTACTTTAAAAGGCTTTAAAATGGCAGCAACTGATAGCTTCACACCCTTTATCTTTCTGGTGATCCAAACTTCTACATTCTTTCTTTGTTTGGCCAACTATAAGCTCTATATTCTTTCTTTGACTGGATAATATGCAATATCAAATATCAAACATCCAATTTAATTGGAAATAAGAACAGAAAGATTAAATCTTAGTGACCATAATCATTCAACCAACCATACTCAATTGGATAATTTGTAAGGTAACAGTTGTTGAAAAGGTAAGGAAACAGTTGTTGCTTTATGATCCTTTTTCTCTCTGTCTTTATTATGCCTGAGTTCTTTAACTCTCTTTTCATATATAATCTGCACAGTGAATAACACAATGGAGCAAGCTATTCTATGATTTTATGTAAAACAAACCTTATATCACTTCTCACTGGGGAAGCCGATCGGGAATAGGCTGCCAATAAAGAAAACATAATGCAAGTTAATCACTACACTACCAAACATGCTTAGGAagccatttggaaacacttattgtTTCTGTTTATGGATTTTTTTCCCGATACAGAAATAATTACTAACTAAATATAGTTTATATCTGGAAACGAATCAAGAAACAGAACAATAAGTATTTCCAAATAGGACATAATCTGATCCaaatgaaatgcatttagaaaTTAGCCTGGAGAAAGGACTAACAACGGTTACGACGCCTCGAGGACCTCTCTGGACTCCGTCTCCTGTGGTTGTCCCTTTCCCTTCCACTGTGAACAAGAAAACAACAGAAAACAATTGAGTCTCAAGCAGCTCGAGAATAATCATTTCTTCCCCAGCAGATAATCTGAATAAATAATCAGGACAAGCAGAGTTTTACCTTGGGCGCGTGACCCTACGCATTTCTTGAGGAGTCTTCCGGTTCTCTTCAGCAAAAACAATTCGTATCTCTCGTCCACCAATGACTGTACAATTCAGATGTTCCTTGGCTGCAACTGCATCATCACCATATTTGAACTTCACAAATCCAAAGCCACGTGGTTCCCTAAAACATTTACAATCATTTGTTAGTTACAATGAGgaagaaaatacaaaattcCCTAAAGTGAGCAATACTGAAACTAGCATAAGGCTACTTTTGAGTAGTTACTAGGAACTGAAATTCCAAttccattttatttttctcagaATTGGATATCATTCAAATCacgtgtttgaaaaaaaatactagaattgtaattccaacAAGTGGAGAATGGAATTGGGATGGACGAAAATGTAAAGGGTTTAAGTTTAGTTGGAGACCAGAAGCAAAAGTAACATTTGGGAgcttaatttatcaaaaacagGTTATACAATAGGAAATTGACATACCCGGTATAATAATCCTTTGGTAGGTAAATATCCTTAATTGGACCAAATCGTTCAAATGGGATCCTAAGATCTTCTTGCCTGCAAAACATGAAGCTTTAAATATGAGATAGGATATTACAAGTACTCAACAAAATGAAAAGTAGAAGAAACAGGTCAATAAAATAGTATTGTTCTGTTTGGAAAAAACAACAAATGATGCGGGTTGAGCTATAGGAGTTTTCTCTTAAGATCAGACTCTTACTAAAGCTAGTAGATTAGGTGACATTTATCAAGCTTTAATCAATGGAAAAAACCAAGACACGCTCAAAGTTAAAGTTTCCCAAGGCGGACAGACCAGGATATGGGATTGAATCAGCAAGATAAATTATTCCAGTTAACCATAGATTGTGTACTGAATTGGTTGGTTGCACTGAACCTCTTGAAGATGAGGGAAGAGTTGAACAGAGTTAACAATAACTACAAATGAACAATCCACAACAAACCCTGTAACCAACAATACAACACCAACATATATCCCCTATGCAACATAACATTTATCACATGTAATGAAAATATTAGAAATCTTGACAACAAGGTAACATGGATAGAATCAAGAAATGGGGTTAGGAGGACCGTAACCATCACAATTACAATTTTCAGTATATTcactaaaaaaaaactaaccttGGAAAAGGGTTTAACAGAGATAGGCATGGCATGTAccgaaaaaacaaaatagtggTGTGAAGTGCGCAAATGAACATAACAACAGGAGCTCGTTCCTGATGGAAATACACGTTTCCTAGTATAGATTACCAGCAGTTTCTTTCTCGGTTAATGTTTTTGATAATACATTAGTGAAATTGAGAACAAAAAGTTTTCATTCAATGAAGCAGTTCAAGAAGATCATGAGATAAGACAGTATGTAAATGAAGATGCAAGGTAGGTAAAATCAATGCGACAAATAATCAGAGTAAAGAATAGATAAAGAAACCTAGCATCGAGGGAGATATTCCGAACTAGAAGGCCAGAAGGGGCAGGGGAACGACGGTCCCTTCTCGACCTAGATTCACGAGGGTCATCGTATCGCTTGCTTCGCCTCGGACTGTGGCTCCTGCTTCTGCTTCGCCTCGGGCTGTGGCTCCTGCTTCTGTGCCTtcccatttctctctctctctctatcaaACACTTCCTAGGTCAAATAGCAAAACCCTAATAAATATGAATGTATGATTTGATGATGGATGGATATTTGACATTTGTTCCATATAAGTTAGAATTTTGAGACTTGAATACCTATAATGCCCCTAATTAATATACTGTTAATTTCGTGATGTTTCAATTCTAACTCAAGTCATAATTgagacaaattttataaataaataatactaaaaattattataagtatttatttaaataaataataacattttttatttggatACTATCAacttattaacttataaattatagatattattataaaaaaaaattaataaaatagtattttataaaaaaaaaattattgccTTAATGATTGATACTATATGTACAaagattatataataataattttataaataatattctcttACAAGTATACTGATCCATTTTAATTTTCAAGTTTAGAGTTATTAAACTATTAATTCTCTatctaatagttttaatttgttatagttttttttaaaataatgtttttattaataatttgggCCGTGATGGATGGTATGAGTGGGCCTTAGATTATTATGTctcaaaaaaaagttaaatattttgtttttcttaaatgtttatgattttttttaaagcgCTCAGATTTggatatgagaaaaaaaaaattagtttaaaagtcatattgttttaaatatttgatttagattaaataataatttgaaatatactttactataatatatttttttttaaattcatcacCACTCTAATTTTAGGTTTTCAAACATGtcctatattttaattataaatttaatttatattactttaaataattaatatattaaatttttaaaaaatatatatattaatggagtaaaaaataacttatttaaatgcAAACAATAAATGTTAAGTCtgaataaaaatactaattatgaattcaaaacaatctatatataatatagatatataataatgcttcatTGTTAATTATTAAAGTGTTCCAATTATCGGATCctgagagctgtgattaatttggatatatatatatgagagtaaatgaatatttgggtcggattatagGTTGACACGCTTCGTAAACtctaaacggttaaaaataaaatttaaaattttatacatttttaccgtaatattgttttcagtatttattatattattaaatacataaataataagattaattatttaacaattgAGATATAGacaaatttattagaaaaaataaatataatgtaaatttgattaaaaaaaaagctATTGAAGAAGTCCTCTGGGTGAaggttttggttgttcttcttCCCTCTCTCGCGTTCGCTGGCTGATATTATTGAGATTGTTGGGGGGTGTTTCTCCAAACGATTGAGATCAAATCGTCAAAATCTGATGGGCGACGTCATCTCCGATGAAGATTTGTTACTCAAGAACTTCTTTGCCGAGGTCGGCGAAGTTGAGCGCGACAACGAAGTACTTAGGTCCCCTATCTTCCTTCTTTTCTCTTATAACTTATCTACAAATGTATAGGTATTTATTTAGGTATAGGGCAAAAATACAGACCTAGACACCAATATTTGGTTTGTTTCTTAGGGAATTGTAGTTTGTTAAGACTCGTGGCTACAGATTCTAGGCCTCTTCTGAAGAATTACGATTTCCAGCCTATTTACTTCTGTGAATGATACTTTATTATGCATCCTTTTGAATCTTCCTGCTAGTTTTATTGAAACTTCTTACATATGTAAACCTCGTAGGTAGGAGTTGTAGTTTTAGATTCAGTATTAGTTATGCTCTTTCATTGAACAGGATCCTCTCTTGTTTCAAGTTAAATCCGTTTGAGTACCTTAATCTACCGTTTCATTCTGCCCCAGAGGAAGTGAAAAAACAATATCGTAAGGTAATACATCCATCATATTGAAAGTTGTCAACTACCTCCTCATTAAGCCTGACTTTGTTGACATCTCTATATTATTTATGACCCTGTAGCTGTCTTTGATGGTTCATCCTGATAAATGCAAACACCCACAAGCTAAGGAGGCATTTGGTGGTAAGTTCTAAATTTTATACCCTATTATTCTTTTCAAGGAATTAGCAAATTTTGTccctatcatttttttttccttagaGAATGGGGATACAATTTCCCTCATACCTGCTAGTTCTTTTTAATGTGCATAGAGCAACTTCGTGGTTTCATTTACATCATTGTGATTATGGTGTGATTGTTATGGAGAATGGCCAAAGCCTAAGGTGAGAAGAGAGAAGAATGGGGGATGAGACTCTCACAAACCATCTATTAAAGTattcaacataaaaatattcaatagtGAACATATCCGAAATCTTACATCCTAATGCTTTGAATAAGACAACACAGAACTGCCAATAATCGTTGCAACTACTAACTAACTACCCTTAAGtataactaacattaataaTAGCCTTATATACATATCAAAAATTTTTGTcaatacaatttaattattaacttcTCTTCTGTTATTCTTGTACATCACTCTAATTTCTTATTTGTGGTTGTATTACTCCATTGCTAGTGATCTGTCTAAATTACCATAATTAACCAGGAAAGCATCCACTACTACTAAATCTGCTAACAAGACATTGGAAGAACTACAGAAATTAAGCTGGTATAATCATGTAAGCAAAGCTTGATCTGGCCTAGGTAAAAATGTCCTTTAAGTCACTGACTGGGGGTGAGAATTGCAGGTCTGGGACTAGATTCCcttctctctttttattttttcctttttgaaaTGCGAGGTTTGTCCTATCCTTATTATCGTTTGTCTGTGCTCATAAAAATGAACAGAGGCACTAGATGTCCCTGATAACAAATTGCAACATGCAGCTATTTGTGAAGCCATAATAAGATAGGAAAATTTCACATAGCTTATGTCCATTATGCCCATATTATAAGTTAACCTCAACATGCAAATATGGTGAATCACTTCCTAAATGATGAAACAGTAATAAGTTAGGAAGCTGTCTGCCAGCATGGACATCTAACAGTTCTGAAACTTTGAAAGGGGTGGAAGcaattttaaaattgacaaCCAAGGGACTGATGTTTTGGGGGTATGATCATGACTTTATTCAACTTTTTTAGTTGTTAACATGTAGTAGCTTCCTAAGGAAGTAGAAATTCCGTCTAAACAAAACCCAACCTTCAGGACCTCTTGACAGTACAGAGTAACCTTCAGATCAAGCAGACTCTGTCCTGGAGAAAATTGATGCTCAAAGTAAAGTGAGTCTAAAACCATTGAATCAATTGGTGGAGGATGACTCTGTCCTGGAGCAAATTGATGTTCAAAGTAAGGTGAGTCTAAAACCATTGAATCAAATGGTGGAGGATGATTAGTACCTGACACAACTTGAGCTTGACCTCAAGATACAAGCAAGCTCAGATTGCAGCTGTCATTTTTGAATGAAGCCTGTTTTTTTGGATGCTATGTAAGCTGATGTGATGGTGGTTAATCACCTCCAAATAGTAGATTACAAGGAACTACATGTATATCAAAGTGAAATGCATGAACATGAGCCTCTGATTGTGGCCGAAGATGAAAATGACTAAGTTGCAtggaaatatattattatgatgtaGGTAAGCTATTGCAACTTGGGCACCTTTTTTCTTTATATGGTAGTGTTATGAACAGAAATAGGGAAGAAGGTTCAAGAGTAGCTAAGCAAGCCTCTTTTAAGTGGAAGGACAAAAATGATAAGGCTATCCTAAGTAAAAAAATGGATCTGCAAACTTGAATGTTTGGTGTCAtatgatagaaaataattaataaggcTAAGAACATTGGAAAAGAGATTTTAATGATTGTATTCCCTTGAATTGTGGTGAGAGTTCCTTTTTAGGATCATCAGATGGAGGCAATGATGTCATAAGGGACCTATGATGGTtagaattttagtttaatttctGGTGGGGATTCTAGAACAGGTCAGTGACTGAAGCTATCTTGGATATGGGCAGCTTATTTTCATGATGTGGAGGTAGGCcaagatttgatttatttttaggGTTTTACGAGGTGAGAACATGATGAGAGGTAAGTTTCCTTTATCCACACGAAAAAATATCTTATAGGAAGTCTGTCCATTTGATCTGTGGTGTCCATGGATGGTCTTCAAGTTTGGGGAAGTAGCTTGGGAAATGAAGATAGTCAGTTTCTGGTTTTCCCCTTTTTTTTGCCTCTTGGATTTATTGAGAGGACTTGTGATGGGAGCTTCTTTGTATGACCAACTTGTAACAtgcataatgtttttttttgttgttgaaaacTTTCGGAGTGCAACTAATCACCGCGGGTTAAAAACATATCCCGCAAACACACTAACCAATTAACTAATCATGCATAAGGTTGAATAATAGGTGAACGGTGGCCACTTTTCAGGTGAGCCCTGTATATTTTTTTGCCTCTTTGTCAAACCGAGAGCACTTGTGGAGTGTGCTGATTGGATAATTAATGAAGtttttaatgatatataaatgCAACTTAAAGATAGAACCAAGAAACTCTTAATTGGTGTTGGTCGTGCTGATCAGATAACATTCATTACTCAAATAAGTCCGGTGTCAACTAAGAATTGCAGAATGCTTAATTTCTTAAATGTTATTGTTTTTCTGATTCTTTTGATGGTTGACTATTACTTCTGCTATGGAAAACATATATACATCTGAGCATTTGCTGACACCTTAAAATGCAAATGCCTCAACCCTCTTCTAACCGAGGAGTAGCTTGGGCAAATTATCCTTCAAAAAGAACTGGAAATTACTAGTGATAGAAAACATGTTagatacatatattttttattttttttatttttttatttttagatacatattgttttatattatattgtgttACTGTCCTTGTCTGCTGATACCTTTTTTCTTTGAGCAGCATTAGCAAAGGCCCAGCAGTTATTGCTCGATCCACaggaaagagaatatattttaaaccaaGTGACTGCAGCTAAAGGTTTGTTTCGTCGAATCCATGCTCTCTTATTAAGCTAATAGTTTATGCAAATActgtattatttatattttaaaaaatgtcctTATCAGCAAAGTTTACTGTACCTGTGAATAATGTACATCTCCTATGATTGAACACGTCTAAAGGCTCTTGTGGAAATCCAAAAGAAGATTAGATTCCAAACAACTCAAAAGAATCCCATCCTGTGCATATTCTTCCTTTCTTGATTGAAGAGAAAGTGTGAAGGAAGAAACCCTTGATCTTGTCTCTTCCGTTTCTGCAAAATGTCCTTCTGTAGTGCTCTTTCTATATTGTTCACCAAAATAATAAGGGGGATGCACTTCCATTCAGCACTGATATTCTCTAGTCGCTTTAGTGATGCAATTTGGTTTCTTCGAAGTATTTTATCCTTGAGGTTGTAGTTCCCATCTATTTTCATGCAAAACTATAGTCTCTACTATCACTTTTAGGATGAAGATAAAGCTATTACTGTTACAGTGCATTTTAGAGATATCATAATAAGTTTGCTGTCTAGATACAGTTATTTGCTTTACTAGTTTCTAACATATTTacctagagcttgtttgatatagattttttttataaataaatcatttttttttaaaaagaaaacttGTTTGGAAGTAGACTATTtggggttaaatgactaaaatatcatttgaaaAAGATATATCAGATGCTTTGTGAAAATTGTGAGATGCAATGCCTgctagaaattaattataattcattctCTCTTTGATCCAACAATTCAGAGGAACTTAGAGCAAAGAGGAAGAAGGAACTGAAGAAAGATACAGCTTCCAAGCTAAAGTCATTGGTTGATGAGGTGACCTCATATTTCTTTTCTCTGTTCATTGTCCTCCAATTttctgaaaaagaaaaaaaaagacattgATAAATCCTTCCAATATAGTATGTTGAATGAATCATGGaattgtgtgtgtgtgtgtgtagGGAAAATACAACCAGGAGTATGAGAAGTCAGAGCAGTTCCAGaaggaattgaaattgaaggTTCGAGAAATTCTGACTGATCAAGAATGGCGGAGGAGAAAGATGCAGATGAGAGTAAGCTGACTTTCCTTCATGTTATCtctttttatttctcaattaGCATTCATTTACTTTTGAATGATTACAGATAtcagaagaagaaggaagattGAAGAAGGATGAGGAAGAAACGAAGGAGATGTGGAAAAGGAAGCGAGAGCATGAAGAACAATGGGAAGGAACTAGAGAACAAAGGGtttgttttcaaaattgaaattagtAACGTTATTTTGAAGAGTGAGTGATATAATAACACTTGCATATGATATGATTGATTAGGTTTCGAGCTGGAGGGATTTTATGAAGGGCGGGAAGAAGGTGAGTCTTGGAAGCATTTTTAATGGGTCCGAGTGAAACAAGTGAATAAAATGATGTGTTTTGTATGCAGGCGAAGAAAGGAGAGATTCGACCACCGAAACTGAAGACGGAGGATCCTAACAAATCTTATGTACAACGACCAGTGAAAAAAGGTTGATTGAATTCTGTGTTGGGGATTGATTCAATAGGAAGGACCTGAATGAAAACACACTGGATGGATGGATAATGgtcattattatatttacatttcttcTATCAAActttttgtattataaaattaaatattaatatttgaaatgttGAATTTCTTTTGATGATGTGTTCGCACTTCTCAAGTAGTAGGCATGCATAGCTCTAATTTTTAGGAGCAAGGTCAAGCTCGAGCTGCCTTCGGCCTTTTTTTCTGACGGTTAGGGAAGGCGAGCTTGCATTTACGATTTTAAATGTAGTGGTTTTTAGATTTTATGagtataaattatttggatttataATTTGACGTAAttaagtgaatttatatttataaaattaaaatataaaatatttatttgattttgtaaatatgtttattttattaatgtcaaatacttttagaataattttataattgttttgaaaaaaagtaTTATGATTTGAAGTGAACTttctaaatatttgattttggaCTGTTTGCATAATTCAAAACTTAGATTTAAGTGATTGAtgtatttcaatatataataactcGGTTCATTCACAAATGATATAT
It encodes the following:
- the LOC124927477 gene encoding serine/arginine-rich SC35-like splicing factor SCL28 isoform X1; this translates as MGRHRSRSHSPRRSRSRSHSPRRSKRYDDPRESRSRRDRRSPAPSGLLVRNISLDARQEDLRIPFERFGPIKDIYLPKDYYTGEPRGFGFVKFKYGDDAVAAKEHLNCTVIGGREIRIVFAEENRKTPQEMRRVTRPSGRERDNHRRRSPERSSRRRNRSYSRSASPVRSDIRNRRSNDDYSPRRSRSISQSRSPIGSPQRSGSRPSRSRSRHEERNHRSTQRSSLSPKRNGTKSPTPGRDHKLSPSPSPVRDTHSPARSRS
- the LOC124927477 gene encoding serine/arginine-rich SC35-like splicing factor SCL28 isoform X2, which codes for MGRHRSRSHSPRRSRSRSHSPRRSKRYDDPRESRSRRDRRSPAPSGLLVRNISLDARQEDLRIPFERFGPIKDIYLPKDYYTGEPRGFGFVKFKYGDDAVAAKEHLNCTVIGGREIRIVFAEENRKTPQEMRRVTRPSGRERDNHRRRSPERSSRRRNRSYSRSASPVRSDIRLYMKRELKNSGIIKTERKRIIKQQLFPYLFNNCYLTNYPIDQRKNIELIVGQTKKECRSLDHQKDKGCEAISCCHFKAF
- the LOC124927477 gene encoding serine/arginine-rich SC35-like splicing factor SCL28 isoform X3, encoding MGRHRSRSHSPRRSRSRSHSPRRSKRYDDPRESRSRRDRRSPAPSGLLVRNISLDARQEDLRIPFERFGPIKDIYLPKDYYTGEPRGFGFVKFKYGDDAVAAKEHLNCTVIGGREIRIVFAEENRKTPQEMRRVTRPSGRERDNHRRRSPERSSRRRNRSYSRSASPVRSDIRLYMKRELKNSGIIKTERKRIIKQQLFPYLFNNCYLTNYPIEYVKERI
- the LOC124927821 gene encoding J domain-containing protein spf31, which codes for MGDVISDEDLLLKNFFAEVGEVERDNEVLRILSCFKLNPFEYLNLPFHSAPEEVKKQYRKLSLMVHPDKCKHPQAKEAFGALAKAQQLLLDPQEREYILNQVTAAKEELRAKRKKELKKDTASKLKSLVDEGKYNQEYEKSEQFQKELKLKVREILTDQEWRRRKMQMRISEEEGRLKKDEEETKEMWKRKREHEEQWEGTREQRVSSWRDFMKGGKKAKKGEIRPPKLKTEDPNKSYVQRPVKKG